In Oryza sativa Japonica Group chromosome 1, ASM3414082v1, the genomic stretch CTTGTATGACTGGTTATTGTGATAAATGACTGGTTATGTCGATACTGTAAGAGAAAATCCAAAATATACTATTGACAAACAACCAATTATAAAAAATACTATCGATAAGTGTGAGTTTTATAAAATGTCATTGCCTAAGTGACTTTGTAATAGAAATGTCATCGTCGTTAAGGTTATGTCCCGCTCCATTAAATGTATTGTTTATCCTATAGCACTTGACAGGGGTTGCTAACGGAACATTAACGACGATGATATTTCTGAGATAAAGTTACTTGTATAATGGTATACATTAAACACATATTTAATGTAACTCGTACTTTTTGAAATTAGGCGCTTGTAAATGCCATTTATCGGATTTTCTATATTATAAACCCTGATCCTAACTCTAGTGGATTCCTGATTAGTGGACTGTGGCACACACCCTTTCAAAACTTTTGGTTTGAACTCTTTCCTCGCTTGGTCGTATCCTGCAGATTTGAGCCCACGTCAAAAGCTAGATCACCAACTTGACGAGGTAACAAAGGAGAGAGCACGCAGAGTCAGTATATAATATAGGCATAGCCAGCAGAATGGCAAGACAAAGCAGCACTGCAGGGGCATCCATACTACCGGTGACGAATATCGGCATGGCCGCCTCCAGAAGCGAGCTTCTCCGGCCGGCATTCGGCGAGCCCTCTCCTTCGCTAGGACCATTCGTCGTTAACCCTCACACCTGCAGCTACAGGTGATCGAACAACCTGCATCCATTATACATCGATCAcgaactgaactgaactgaactctTGTACATCGATCGGTCTGGTTTGAGTGGTCCACTCCAGGTGGTGGCAGAAGTTCCTGATCGTGCTGGTGCTGTACACGGCGTGGGCGTCGCCGTTCGAGCTGGCCATGGAGAAGTCGGCCTcggccgcgctcgccgtcaCGGAGCTGGTGGTCGACGCCTTCTTCGCCGTCGACATTGCCGTCTCCTTCTTCGTGGCGTACCGCGACGCCTCCACCGGCCTCCTCGTAACCGACCGCAAGAAGATCGCCACCAGGTATACGTGATGCTGATCCGTCACTGcatgtccatttttttttcctttttgctgCTCTCTCTATTTTAGGTTGTAAGACGTTTTTACTTTaatcaaagttaaactgctttaagttgattaaatttgtaggaaaaagtaggaatatttttaacccaagacaaatttattataaaaatatattcaattattaatttgatgaaactaatttagtattatatatattactatatttgtctataaacttagttaaactagtttgattttaaccaaagttaaaacattttataacctgaaaacctgaaatggagggagtatctccgTCAGAGAGTTCAATATTTATCGATGGACTTGCATTTTTAGGCACCTGGCACGACCATGCTTGGCGCTGGATGTCGCCTCAACGATTCCTTTACAGATGATCTACCGGATAGTGAGCGGCAAAAGACAAGCATTGTATGGGTTGCTCAATCTTCTCCGGCTCTGGCGATTACGGCGCGTCAGCAAGCTCTTTGCAAGGTAAATACTCCACATCCAATGGACGATCTCGGTCAAATAGATTGTGTGTGAGTTCATAACTTCATATACGCACGAATGATTAGTACGTGAGTGTGCAGTACTTTGTGTGAGTGTGTATTGCAGACTTGTAGAGTTGTGATCAAGTACGTATGGCTTTTTGTACGCAGCATGATTTAATTAGCTCCTTTGAAATATAGGATTCtcaaaacataggaataggaaaaaataTAAGATTTGAATATCATGCTCTTGTAAAACCTATAGGATTTCAAAACACAGGAATACCAGAACTAGTGCCTTCGAATAATTCACATGAAATAAAATATAGGAATTCTAGAGGAAATTTAtttgagtgagagagagagagagagtagagagagaaaggaagagagTGCTTATTTTCCTTTGAAATGAGGCATAGGAAATTAAATCTATAGGATTTTCAAAGTTGTAGTATTCTTTCAATCGAAAGGACACTATAGGAATAGAATCCTAAGGATTTGGATCCTTTGCAAATCCAAAAAGAAACCCTCCAAATCCAAAGGAGGCCTTAGCACTACTGGCCTGACTTATAAGGTAATTTATTATCATAGTACTCCCACCAttttcaaatataaacatttcttggatttaaattttgtacataATATATGCATTTATAAGCATTTGTATATACTAACTAAAGGTTGTGTTCGCCAATTCGAGTTGAGAACTCTTCCACCATTGGACACAAAACGAAACGACGGTttagtgcgtgattaattaagtatgagcaaaaaacttgaaaatgaattaatatgattttttaaaacaatttttctatagaatttttttttaaaaaaatgcagcGTTTAACattttgggaagcgtgcgcgtgaaaaacaaGGAAGATGAAGTTGGGACAATAGATTAAAGAATATAGCCTAATTGTGCCATCGTTCACGTCATTCAAATTCCTTTCTATTTTAATACCCCCTCCCACTCTCGCACTCCTATCAATCTCTCATTTAATGACGagcaatatatattttcttaatctTAATATCTGCTAAATAACCTAGAAATTCTTATGTCTTTGGAAGAACGGAGAGTACCTTCTTTCATGATATCAACCTTGTAAGTGAGTGGACCAAGAGacttttctttctttgtctttatctTCAGTGCgagtgtgggggaaaagagctCGTTTAAGTGGCTTGGTTTATAATTGCTGTAGCTCCGAGCCTCCGATTGATCAGTTTTTTTAAGCTAAAATTATTCAAAAATTTGTCAGTTCCCTAGCTCTTAACAAAAAATTGTCTTAAATAATTCAGaaaaatacaataaataaatttctAGAAAGCTTGGCCGCCTCAATTTCCATCCCTGTAGTACAGTAGTAGTGCAGATACACTACGTGACTTTGAGTTGGTAGCATGATTCACCAATGGGTGGCATGTAATGCTATATGAATAACTACAGTATGCATATGTGATCATCATTCATCAATGACCGATATGAAATTCTGAATCTTGCAGGTTGGAGAAGGACATTAGATTCAGTTACTTGTGGACCAGGCTTATCAAGCTCCTCTACGTAAGGCCACGCCGTTCCACCCGGAGTACTATATTTCGGCAGAGTTCATACAAATAACTTGCTACGAAATCTTGTGTGCTCATGATTGCAATGCAGGTGACGCTGTTCGCAGTGCACTTCGCCTCGTGCATCTACCTGTGGATGGCGTTCCACCACAAGGCGAAGGAGCTGACGTGGATCGGCAGCCAGTTCCACGGCTTCGAGGACCGCAGCGTGTGGTTCTGCTACACCTGCGCCGTGTACTGGTCCATCACCACGCTCGCCACCGTCGGCTACGGCGACCTGCACGCCGCCAACACGGGCGAGATGTTGTTCAGCATCGCCTTCATGCTCTTCAACATGGGCCTCACCTCCTACATCATCGGCAACATCACCAACCTCGTCGTCCACGAAACCACCAACACCTTCAAGATGGTAAATATTGGCAAAACCTGATcatggttttcttttcttttgacaCGGATTGGTGATCATGGCATTGTGTGCAGAGGGACATGGTGCAGAGGACGTCGGTGTTCGGGAGAACGAACCGGCTGCCGGTGGCGATGAGGGAGCAGATGATGGAAAGCCTGCAGCTCAGGTTCAGGGCGGAGGAGCAGCTGCAGCAGGAGATGCTGTCCGAGCTGCCCAAGGCCGTGCGGTCAGGCATCGCGCAGCACATGTTCAGAGGGGCGGTCCAGAGCTGCTACCTGTTCCAGGGCGTCTCCGACAAGCTCGTCCTGCCGCTGGTAATTGAACACGCAGTAGCAAACGCCTTGGTCGGAATAGCTCTGCGTTTACCGGTTGGGTGACTGACTAAATAACGTGGTAAATTCAGGTCGCGGAGATGAAGGCAGAGTCATTTCCCCCCAAGGCGGATATCATCCTGGAGAACGAGGCTTCGACGGACTGCTACATCATCGTGTCTGGTGAAGTGGTAAGAACATGCCTCGTGTGACGTTTGTTCTCTTCGCTGTTCATGCTCTGACAACCTGCATTTCTCTTAATCTTTTATTTTGTATCAGGAGGTATTGACAACCCTTGAGGATGGTACAGAGAAGGTAAAGCACACGAGAACCCAGTTGACGCACTTAGTATATCAGTTATACCATTTCaagcttagggtgtgtttagattctaaaattttttggtaaaaaaagtcacatcaaatgtttggacacatgcatggagcattaaatgtgggcgaaaaaaaccaattgcacagtttacatgtaaattgcgagacgaatcttttgagtctaattgcgccatgatttgacaatatgatgctacagtaaacatttgataataacagattaattagacttaataaattcatcttgcagtttacagacggaatctgtaatttattttattattagtctacgtttaatacttcaagtGTATccgtatatttaaaaaaaatttggccaaaGAACGAAACACGGCCTTACTCTTCTCAGTATACTGAACTTTTTCCGGCATTTGCATACTGACCTGAAAAGGTTCTGATCAAAATTGTGACATTTCAGCAAGTGATGAGAATAGGGCCACGGGGAATGGCAGGGGAAATTGGGGTGATGTTCAACATCCCACAGCCGTTCACCATCCGGAGCAGAAAGCTCACGCAGCTCGTCCGTATAAGCCACAGCCATATGGTCTCGACCATCCGGCCTAACACTGCAGATGGGGTCGTTGTATTCTCCAATTTTGTTCTGGTATTTGATTTTATTCAAGAATGcaatatagatatttttttctcagttCACAATTTCTCACAACGTTTTTCAGTACCTTGAATCTCTGAAGGTGAAGGCAAAGGAAACAGCCTTTGTTAGGGATCATCTTCGCAATGGCTACTCCACGGTATTAGGAAGTGCAACCATGTTTGATGTAGATGAATCCAAAGAGTCAGCTCACAAAATGTTGCCATGCAAAGAACCCAAACGGGTATCTATTCATGAACACCTCTTAAATGGGACTGGCACAGCACTGAACGGCTCATCTGGGAAGCTCGTCATACTGCCAGATTCTATGCAAGATCTGATGAAACTTTCAGGTATGTAAATTGTGCTCTGCATAAAGATTAACATCGTCAGATGTTCAGATCAAGCAACAGATTTATCATCGTTGTGAATGGATACCCCTTTGCAGAAAAGAAGTTTGGGAAGGCAGCGAGAGGGATTCTCACCGTGGGAGGTGCCGAGGTAGAGGACATTGAAGTGATAAGAGATGGCGATCACCTGTTCTTTAGTTGGTAGGATAAGCCATATTGCCTTGGCAGAACATTATTTAGAGAACACTTACTCtctcaacaatttttttttcttgagagcGTACTAATGTGCTCCTGCAGAAGAATTGTATTTTCACATGGTGATTCTAGGCACTCTTCTCGATCTTGCAGTAGCCTACGTTGCGTACTTTGAAAATGATACTAATAACTGAATGAGACTCAACCTATAGTTGAGAGACCTAAATGCTAAAATTGACCTTTTTCCCGATTCCATGGGTCTAAACCCAGAATCTTGCTGTAGCCCCAGCACAGAGCGTGCCGTATCCGTCCATGGCTGCCGCCAACTCGCGTCAATTCGTAATCGTATTCTTATCGCGGTCGGCAACTTGGAATCTAGGACCCATTGTCCGATTCGGACTTACAGTTATTTGCCATAAATACAAAAACACTCGGTGGAGGACGCGGCGAGCGTCGTAGACTTGTAGTAAACTGCATAACTCAAACATTACGTTGAGCATTCCGTGAGCTTGATCGTCtcgaccatggcggcggcggcgccgttgaCGGTCGGGGAGGCGCGGTCGGGCGTGTCCCGTGCCCAGGTGTgggcgtgcgccgtcgtcgtgccgtgCTTCATCGTCGGCGCCTACCTCGCGGAGTcgtacggcgccgccgccgccgcctcctccttcttcgGCAGCGTCCCGTGGCGGCTGCCGCTGCTGGTGTCGTTCGCCGTCTACCTGTCCACGGTCTCCTGCGTCAGGTCCTACGTCAGCCTGTACCTGCGGCCGCACACGCCGGCGCACGTCGACAGGGCCATCCAGAGCGTCGGgttcgtcggcgtcggcctcgcTCTCGGCGTCGTCCAAAGCGTCGTGTTGGTTGCCGCCGGCGACAACCGCGTCGTCATGGCCCTCACCTGCGTCATCGCCGTGTTCAATGCCGGGGCGATCGCCTTGTGGGCATGGCTTATTGCGATGTACCGCCGCCGACGGGCCGGAGTATCATCTAGCTGTGGCAAGCAATTCTACTGCTCCTGATGAAAGAATTCTACGCCTGATGGAAGAGAGAATCTAGCCCGTAGTTGCAACGCTGAGATTTTTAGTTGTAATTAATGTTTTTGATGTTTCTGTTCCTGTAATTGATAGGGATATTTGGTTAGTTCGTTCAGTGATGTGTTTGGTGTTTTTCTCCTGCCATCTTTTGTATACGATACCGTCAGCAATATGGCGAGATTCCTAGATAGATATACCTATCAATAAATACTAACATACCCTGTCAATGGTACAACCGCAGGAAGCGCCAAACATAACCCTGGGTTGACACGAGATTTACAAATGCAGCTGTACAATGTGCATTTGCAAGAAGTACAAATTGCCTATGATTATAGGTCCAAAACTTAATGAACCCAATACATACTGATTTGTCATAGTAATGGACTAATTGTATCAATCCCAAAGAGACAGATACAACAATTAAATGAGAACCACTATTTTGATTACAAGAAATACAAAGGAGACCTACACCACAATCTGCACTGGGTGTAGTCGTGTAAGCTGATCAAATCAATCTAAAATCAAGGGATCTGAAAATCATATAATATCTAAAGTTACAGATGTAAGTTCGACTACCACAGCAATCCTTGTGGATCCAACTACTAACACAAAATCCATGTTTTAGCCCTGAAATACCAAAATTAAACAGTTTATTCTCAACGTCCAAGACATGGGGTGCTTATATTACAAGACTTGCTTAAGCAAGCATGCATTCCAGTGAAAAACTTAGATACTAGATAACAAGCCAACAAATCATGTTCCCAAAGTTATCTTTTTACCACCAATATGGCAATAGATGTATGGAATGCCACCAAACTCTAACAGGACATCGGCATGGCAAATTTTAGCAACCATCCAAATAAGACCAAATTCAAGGGGTAGTATCAAACAATTGAAAAGGCAAGTCGAGGCATACAACAAAAACACCCTAAGGACCTGCTGAAAGAATATTAACATGATGTTTTTCCTAACATACTGCCAGCAGAACAATTGTGACCCGGAGATTAAAATCAAGGACACAACTGGCATGTCAAGCCACATCCACAAACGAAATTAAAACATAGGTTTATAAGTATGTGTACGATGCTTGCAGGTATCAGAATTCAAAAAATAACAATTGAAAAGCAACCAAGGGACAGCATAACAATGTTAGATAAAAGCAGGATGTCAAGAGGGACTGATAAAGATACATTCATGGATATGTGCCCGCAATGCGCTCACAAAGCAACAACTTCCAAGGAAGACTGGAAACTTAAATTAATATAGTTTCCAACAGAGTTTACAGTATAAGGATTTATGAGCAGCAAGAGCAACAAAAAATTAATCCAGGAATGGTATACAGAGTATGTTAACAACTGCATTTCTGAAGTAGCTATCAAATAGAGCAGTCCAAAAGAGTGCTGACACTACATAAATCCTATGTGCCTGCACAACTTCCCGTTTAATGATTGGGTAACAGAGTCAAATTGCTACTGTGCAAAACGTTGCTCAGCCTCAGCAACATTTCAAATTCACTGCTAAAACATTGCCTCAATCTTTTCCATAACAATACCAGTACGAAGCTTATGGTTTAGTTGCAAAGGGTATTTGCCCTATTTTCTACCACAAAAATTTCAAAGCAGTGTATTTTACTAAGTGAACATCCTTCTTGAAGAGATATTCTGTACCAGAAAAGTTTTCCTCTTAACATGATATTCTAATGACATATACAACTATAAGAGCTTGGATGCTAGTTCAACATAACCACATAAAGCATGCAAAATATCAAACACAACAAATCTAAGTGTGATGCTAGAATGAAACAGGCCTGTCACTAAATTCAAGATCACAAACTATCTTGGATGGGTATTCAAGATGAGTGATAATCCTGTATGAGTAAACCAACCTGATTTCCCGAACTTACAGACCCTAGGCTAAGAATAAGCATTCACGGCGACATTGCTCTACTCTTCGCCACCACCATCATCCCCAAACCTCTTGTTATCATCACCCTCACCCTCCTTGAGGTCACCCTCCTCCCCATCTTCCTCAGTGAGACGCGCAATCTCTGCTTGCGCCTTCTCCAAAatctccctcctcctcacctcAAGATCCCTTTGGAGATCCCTCCGCAACCACTCAACCTCAGCCATGTGCTGCCTCTTGCTACTCTCCACCCTCTCATAGACATCCCCAAGCTTCCGAATCGACTCCACGAGCAACTCAAAGTCTTCCCCTTTCCCTGCACCAGCCTCGTTTGGCTGCTCTTCACCCAATTCCGCACCAGACCCAGAATCCCTTGTTCCCGCGTTCTCACACCCGCCCAGCACGTACTCCGCGGCGTCCAGACCCCAAGATTGGCGCGGCACCGGCTGCGTGTCTCGGCGGCGCGTCACTACGGGTGGCTGcaacgggagcggcggtgggcaCATGAGAGACTGCATCTTGTCGAAGTAGATCCACTTGGAAGGCGAGGGGCGGTCGGGGCGGtcggggcggcgggcggcgaggcgcatcctctccttctccttcctgtACTTCTTCCTGAGGGTGTCGATGCGGTTGCGGCACTGCTGCTCCGAGTAGTACCCGGGGGGgcgggaggccgcggcggcggcgaggcgggagacCTCCAGCCACTCGTCCGCGCGGAggctgcggcggccggcgcgcacGAAGCGGTCGCCCCAGGCGTCGAGGAGCGCGAAGGTGGAGCCCTCCGACCACTCGGGCGTGCCGCGCGCGGGCGTCGGCGCCGGAGCGGTCGCGGTCGCGGTCGCGGGGGCGGGGCGCGGGGCGAACTCGAAGCCTTGCGCGTAGCGGTcggtgcggcggcgcttggagcgcggggagggggaggtgccggaggaggagggcgacggcgagggtaattcggcggcggcggcggcggcgggcgccgcgccgtcgtccatGAGCGGGGAGCTAGGGTTTGGTTCCGGGGATAGGGGTGGCTCGGCGAGATGGATCGGCCGTCGAGTTTGCGGGCAGGTCACCCCCATTGCCTCGGCGGGGGTCAGCCGGTCAGGTGGGCAGTGAGGATGAGGTGGGGGCACTGTAcggtatctttttttttcttctttcaatataaaaaatattgaaaaactgAAAACAAAACTATATAATGAACAAAATACGTTAATATAAACTCATACTggctcaaaatataagtatttttagagcTCGATACGGTCTTCGAGATACTACTTTAACCAACagtatctataaaagtaaaatattttaaatataaagaGTTAGATATTATGATAATTCGTTtaaagataaatatagtaacattaaatttacatgattaattgTTTTAATTGTTTTCTATTAgtagtcaaaatttaaaaagtttgacttagcactattctaaaaatacttatattttagaatggatggagtaataaATAAGGCAAAATTCTAATTATAAAACCGCACAACTTTATATAACTATATAATATGATGAGACTAATTCAAGGTTACACTACATAAATTACAAACAAACGGTCTTCTTCGTAATCATGCACTTTAGTTAAGGATTTGATTCCTTTTAACCATGCACTTTTGTTAAAGATTTGATTGAGGAGTTGATGGGTATCTACACTATAGGTCAAATAAAGAAATAGAGGATAGTTATAGATGCATTTAGAAATACGTTAATTTTCTTAAGAATATGGTAAGATTCAAAAACAGCCAGTATAACGTGAAAtaatttatgtttttattttcatattatttttaccATTTTCATCTTAGTTTTCAGGGTTAACTATTTTCACATGGTCGAGCagtaaaagtaaaaaagaaaacgaaCGTAGGTCGATCAGGAATTTTCAAAACCATTTTCACCTCTAACGGTACTTTCAAAACGGACATATTCCCTCCGTTCCTAAATATAAGacattttggttggatgtgacatatcctagtacaacgaatatgTATAAGCTTtatgtccaaattcattgtaatatgatgtgtcatatccaataaaaatcccttatatttaagAATGGAAGGAGTACTTTATACTAGTATAAAAGGAGTACTCGTGGTTATGCATATACAAGTACATTTCGGTGGCCAATTCCTGCGTACATCTCGATGATTGATTATGCATTTtagtggtgttcttttctcatgaaaataaagattaagttttttttatacaaaataaggtggtattaacgtctgattgattgagttttaattattataaacttgaaaaatagattaatatgatattttagagcaactttcgtatagaaagttTACGCATGAAACGCACCATACATCTCGATGATTGATTATGCATTTtagtggtgttcttttctcatgaaaatgaagattaagtttttttttacgcaaaacaaggtggtattaacgtctgattgattgagttttaattattataaacttgaaaaatagattaatataatattttagagcaactttcatatagaaagtttacgcatgaaacacaccgtttagcagtttaaaaaacatgccatgaaaatcttaatcttcattcAACTCTTgctggagaaaagaacgggtcGGAGTCATCAGTCATGCATGACTCATGACAACACTAAAGTTCCGTAGAGTGTAGTCCTATATACTGTTGTTCAACTAACCATTGATTGATGGAAGAGTCCTACACACGTGCCAGCGTGCGCACCATATATGCATATGAAAATGGGCAACTATACAAAGACGTACGTTCTCGATCACCGAAAGAGAAATGTACATGAACTAAAACATTCGTACGTTCtcaatcacacacacacacacagagagagcgTGCGCTATATATGAACTAGAAAACATCCTCTATCTTGCAGTTACGTTGCACTACATGTTGCACATCGCGCAATGACCAGGGCCGAGTTGTTCGGCGTGCATTTGGATGTATGGACACAGAGAGTCACAGCGGTAGATCCGTCGGTGTGCACACATCGTCTATACAACAGGATAAATTATAAGTGAACCATTATTTTTCATGATTTAAATATATTCTAAGTGCACGTGAAGGTGGGCCAGGCGTGACGTGAGGACTGAGGAGGCTGACCGTGGTAAACTAGTCTTAGTTTAGAGTAGCACATACGCCTACTTATCTCCGGGCCTCTACATGCTGTTGTACTAGTAGTGCTACTGTATACTAGACTTTTCTACTACTAGCTTTTCTTTTGTACTCCAAATGGGCTTGATTGGGCTCTTCTAACTTCATCTGGGCCTCCCTCGTCACGAGAACCCATGGGCCGTCCGCTTGACGAGAGTCTGTCTTGTTCAAATGGAAAATGAATCTGTCGTGAGTTGCAACGTATGTAAGCGCAGGCTGCGCCGCAGTGGCACAGACCACAGAGAAAGCAAGCGACCTGTAGACGTGTGAGTGAGCTGGCCCTGGTGCCACTACTACAGCACCGATTGTTCCGTGCGGGCGAGCCAATTTTTGCGTGCAGGTGGACAGCCCGCACGCACCCAGTCATCTGAGAAAATCACGATTTTCACGTGCGTGCGGGCCCACACGCACCCAGTCATCTGGGAAAATCAcgattttcacgtgcgggtgGCGCACCCACACGCGAAAACCGATTTTCGCGTGCAGGGGCTTAAGTCGCTCGCACGGAGaaacaaaaaatcaaaaaaaaagaaaaaaaactaaccctAATCTACCGCCGTCGCTGCCTAGCCGAGGCCCGCCGCCGTTGACCCCTCCTGCCGGCGGCCACTGACGCCATCGCACCTCCTGCCGGCAGCCACCGACGCCATCGCACCTCCTGCCGACGGCTCCACCTCCACGCCGGCCGCTAAAGACACCtcccaaccgccgccgccgctccgatctgcaaggggagggggggcgcgccgccggatccaccgcccccatgcctcccctccgccggatctggaagggtagggaggggagggggtgttgtggtcgcccgccgccgccaccaccgccgcctgcgCGGTGTCGCCGCGgtcgagggagagggaggaaggcaCCGTGCGCCGCCGGCCGAGCGACAGCCCGGCAggagtgggaggagaggagagagggaggtgggaggagaggagtggggAGGGAGGTAGGGGCGGACTGAGTGCGTGCACGGTTATAAAATGCGCGAgctgattttcgcgtgcggttggCTTAAGCCGCCCGCACGGGATAATGTGTTTTCCCGTGCAGGTGATATCCCGGTACCGGTCCCCTATTTTTTCGTGCGGTTCCACTTACGGACCACATGAAAACAAAATGGAAAGGTGTTCAGGAAAATAAATCATGCAGTAGTGTGCTGGCATTAAGTTGCATATGCTTCTTCTTGGAGACCAAGGCAGAGCAGCTAGCATATCTGCATATGCGAGTTTCAGATGCTTCTTCTTGGAGACCAAGGCATGCAAGTGCAGTAGTTGCATTAGTGCTTAACCCCTCCTACCATATTACTCTTCGCTTTTCACTTTAAGACGAAAATAAGCGGTTTCACCGGGAGGCAATGATGTTAATTCAGAGCATCAGAAATTCATAAGTGATGTTAATTCGTCTTTGACCCGTTGCTTATACCTAAAGTTATGTTAATTCGTCTTTCGGGAAGTATTAATAGTTACTGTAATGGTAGATTATTGGTACTTCAGTACTACTGATGGGCTACGAACCTGGTTCTTCGTAGCCAAAATGATCCTCAGAAAAACGACCTGAAACCGCATGACAAAGAGAGCCACCTGTGATTCTTCAGCCACTGAATTACTGAACTTTTCCATGCGATGACGATGTGGCGTGTTTTCCCCTGCTCCAAGCGACCAAGCATGCATCAGCACAGCTTCTTGATATGCAAAAGCAAGCGTGTAGCTATCTAGCTTTGGATTTTTGGAAGCACTCACAAGTTAAGCCATGTAATGGTAGGAGTACATATCGTCCACTTGTTTCTTCAGTTACTTGTAGACATCACCCGTAAACCAAGGGCAGTTTTCTTGCACACTTGCAGATCGAGCTGAACTATTTATATTTATGCGGTTCCAATCATTCCTGCAGCAGCTTGGCAA encodes the following:
- the LOC107276718 gene encoding potassium channel KAT6, giving the protein MAASRSELLRPAFGEPSPSLGPFVVNPHTCSYRWWQKFLIVLVLYTAWASPFELAMEKSASAALAVTELVVDAFFAVDIAVSFFVAYRDASTGLLVTDRKKIATRYTHLARPCLALDVASTIPLQMIYRIVSGKRQALYGLLNLLRLWRLRRVSKLFARLEKDIRFSYLWTRLIKLLYVTLFAVHFASCIYLWMAFHHKAKELTWIGSQFHGFEDRSVWFCYTCAVYWSITTLATVGYGDLHAANTGEMLFSIAFMLFNMGLTSYIIGNITNLVVHETTNTFKMRDMVQRTSVFGRTNRLPVAMREQMMESLQLRFRAEEQLQQEMLSELPKAVRSGIAQHMFRGAVQSCYLFQGVSDKLVLPLVAEMKAESFPPKADIILENEASTDCYIIVSGEVEVLTTLEDGTEKQVMRIGPRGMAGEIGVMFNIPQPFTIRSRKLTQLVRISHSHMVSTIRPNTADGVVVFSNFVLYLESLKVKAKETAFVRDHLRNGYSTVLGSATMFDVDESKESAHKMLPCKEPKRVSIHEHLLNGTGTALNGSSGKLVILPDSMQDLMKLSEKKFGKAARGILTVGGAEVEDIEVIRDGDHLFFSW
- the LOC4324693 gene encoding trihelix transcription factor ENAP1, producing MGVTCPQTRRPIHLAEPPLSPEPNPSSPLMDDGAAPAAAAAAELPSPSPSSSGTSPSPRSKRRRTDRYAQGFEFAPRPAPATATATAPAPTPARGTPEWSEGSTFALLDAWGDRFVRAGRRSLRADEWLEVSRLAAAAASRPPGYYSEQQCRNRIDTLRKKYRKEKERMRLAARRPDRPDRPSPSKWIYFDKMQSLMCPPPLPLQPPVVTRRRDTQPVPRQSWGLDAAEYVLGGCENAGTRDSGSGAELGEEQPNEAGAGKGEDFELLVESIRKLGDVYERVESSKRQHMAEVEWLRRDLQRDLEVRRREILEKAQAEIARLTEEDGEEGDLKEGEGDDNKRFGDDGGGEE